From the genome of Desulfocurvibacter africanus subsp. africanus DSM 2603, one region includes:
- a CDS encoding ImmA/IrrE family metallo-endopeptidase: protein MKSRSFRLEDAKRQGERQAEEDGVTGFPVDLAAIADKRGILLAANDDAESGVSAMLLREGNEFGIFYSTAISNKGFQRFSIAHELGHYSLEGL, encoded by the coding sequence TTGAAAAGTCGAAGTTTCCGGCTAGAGGATGCCAAACGCCAGGGGGAGAGGCAGGCTGAAGAAGATGGGGTGACAGGATTTCCCGTCGATTTGGCCGCGATTGCTGATAAGCGAGGTATTCTCCTCGCGGCGAACGACGATGCTGAATCTGGTGTTTCAGCCATGCTCTTACGCGAGGGCAACGAATTTGGCATCTTCTACAGCACGGCCATCTCGAACAAGGGATTCCAGCGGTTCAGCATAGCTCACGAACTTGGGCACTATTCTCTAGAAGGGTTATAA
- a CDS encoding helix-turn-helix domain-containing protein, producing the protein MKNMSSTQKPSPSDVFKERLRAAREMRGLSQADLATKTGLPPSSIAHFEGGKRKPSFDNLRKLSEALDVTTDYLLGRADDPTAAVTADPLFRHAAKLTDKDRALAAEFLEMLAKRGGRKEE; encoded by the coding sequence ATGAAAAATATGTCGTCTACTCAGAAACCTTCACCTTCAGATGTTTTCAAGGAGCGTCTGCGGGCTGCCAGGGAGATGCGTGGCCTGAGCCAGGCAGACCTTGCGACCAAAACTGGCCTGCCGCCTAGTTCCATCGCTCACTTTGAGGGAGGGAAGCGTAAGCCCTCTTTCGACAACTTAAGAAAACTATCCGAGGCGCTTGATGTTACCACCGACTACTTGCTTGGTCGGGCTGATGATCCCACTGCGGCAGTTACGGCTGATCCGCTGTTTCGCCATGCGGCCAAACTCACTGACAAGGACCGAGCACTTGCCGCTGAGTTCCTTGAAATGCTTGCTAAGAGAGGTGGTCGAAAGGAGGAGTAG
- a CDS encoding nucleotidyltransferase domain-containing protein — protein MVISEQEVMRKTQLTGLLELICQALELTKTQFETAEDRYGAVGRWLAEAESPLIETATVYPQGSMSLGTTVKPLGRNEFDIDLVCHTPRGKQYMEPSALKKLIGDRLRTNERYRPILEEKPRCWRLNYAGDFHLDITPTIPNPACRRGGELAPDKKLKEWKETNPQGYKDWFEQLAAIPVRFVVADAFAAN, from the coding sequence ATGGTGATATCCGAGCAAGAAGTTATGCGCAAAACTCAACTCACTGGCCTTCTGGAGTTGATCTGCCAAGCCCTGGAGCTGACGAAAACCCAGTTTGAAACTGCAGAAGATCGCTACGGGGCCGTCGGTCGATGGCTTGCCGAGGCCGAAAGCCCTCTTATCGAAACTGCAACCGTTTATCCCCAGGGCTCAATGAGCTTGGGAACGACTGTAAAGCCCCTTGGTCGCAATGAGTTTGATATTGATCTCGTATGCCATACCCCGAGAGGCAAGCAATATATGGAACCAAGCGCTCTCAAAAAGCTGATCGGGGACCGCCTGCGTACAAATGAACGCTACCGTCCCATCCTTGAAGAGAAGCCTCGGTGCTGGCGACTCAACTACGCCGGAGATTTTCACCTCGATATTACTCCGACGATTCCTAATCCAGCCTGCCGCAGGGGAGGCGAGCTTGCCCCTGACAAAAAACTCAAAGAATGGAAGGAGACGAACCCCCAAGGGTACAAAGACTGGTTTGAGCAGTTGGCAGCGATTCCTGTGCGGTTCGTTGTCGCGGATGCGTTTGCAGCAAACTGA